From the Cryptomeria japonica unplaced genomic scaffold, Sugi_1.0 HiC_scaffold_1905, whole genome shotgun sequence genome, the window AGATTCCGGGTTGTGGAAGATGCCAACAGGAAGAATTAACCAGGTATCAGGTTTAAATTTCCACATCAAACTAAATTCAAGACCCTGCAGTTTTTACATGAAATTACAAGACGATACCTAATGTACTTATCGGCAATTTGTTTCTGATAGGGGGAAGGCATTAAGGAAGGGGCCGTAAGAGAAGTTCAGGAAGAAACAGGGGTAAATGCCACTTACCTCACCTTTTTCCTCTGAATCAGGATTTTTACCTTATGTTCAATATAATTTCCgacatttttttttgataatttatgTATTTTCATGTACTCTTACAGATTAATACAGAATTTGTACAAGTGGTTGGGTTCAGGTAAGCAAAACTTTAATCATTAGAAAAAATTGTAACTTGTTTCATAGTTTGTACGAAGAAGGATAAGTTTGATCTAGCTCTCTAATAGTTGTGATTGAACTGCAGGGATGGTCACAATGCCCCTTTCGGAAAATCCGATCTGCTCTTCGTGTGTATGTTGAGATCTCTTTCTTCTAATATTGTTGTGCAAGATACCGAAATTTCAGTAGCCAAGGTACGTGTTTAAACATTATTTCAATATCGTTCAGTTGGATAACTTCAATATCGTTTAAGTGGGgcttaaatttgttttattttcagTGGATGGCAATAGAAGAATTTGCATCTCAACCTAAAAATCAGCAAAGCAAACTCCTAAAAGATATGATCGGCGTGTGTGTTGCCAACGTC encodes:
- the LOC131855829 gene encoding nudix hydrolase 2-like; protein product: MYFHVLLQINTEFVQVVGFRDGHNAPFGKSDLLFVCMLRSLSSNIVVQDTEISVAKWMAIEEFASQPKNQQSKLLKDMIGVCVANVNGQCEGFSGIGISSNSRKPSAFFCTALNSE